In one window of Henckelia pumila isolate YLH828 chromosome 1, ASM3356847v2, whole genome shotgun sequence DNA:
- the LOC140876480 gene encoding uncharacterized protein — MSNKSPIFPICQPQHFSDYGFDPQIDYFQVLEEARKQKRESASSRSHIDLHFKLQKPISKDDSSKKIKKNAKKRWWRDALLFFKFDKWAAPPPDGGSRRGGNWSISGPVYITESMTTGSSTPYRTATRASSGEVEIPYISLRELNMDRQQHRISTTAMPIYLVT, encoded by the exons ATGTCTAACAAATCACCCATTTTCCCCATCTGCCAACCTCAACACTTCAGTGACTATGGCTTCGACCCTCAAATCGACTACTTTCAG GTTTTGGAGGAAGCCCGGAAGCAAAAAAGGGAGTCGGCATCATCAAGATCCCATATAGACTTGCATTTCAAGCTGCAGAAACCCATTTCCAAAGACGATTCCTCCAAGAAAATCAAGAAGAACGCCAAGAAGAGATGGTGGCGCGACGCGTTGCTTTTCTTCAAGTTCGACAAGTGGGCGGCGCCGCCTCCAGATGGTGGTTCCCGGCGCGGCGGCAATTGGTCCATTTCCGGCCCAGTTTACATCACTGAGAGCATGACGACCGGGTCGTCGACTCCTTACCGGACCGCCACCCGGGCGAGCTCCGGCGAGGTAGAAATCCCCTACATATCCCTCAGGGAGCTTAACATGGACCGGCAGCAGCATCGGATTTCTACCACCGCCATGCCCATATATTTGGTCACGTGA
- the LOC140876147 gene encoding uncharacterized protein isoform X2 — translation MKDVHALHHDDLLFVTFNDKGQSYGDLQPVLANFVDTIARNGALLPLSFLDWRQMPKNRLEDAWKLVIARFCISEKNKRFVMQMMGVAWRRWRTQVKSTSYDLNTPLQELVSIRPVPHGLYSEVWEILCQHWKVNENLLDEVVQRRLQDMSEGTQPIKVHADAFRPEHSGRCLGAGATPSQVFPNQCKRSSFYSQSCHSTADTTENLRAMEEKMKTKMKVQESQWRAEMEEQKAQLEREMEQMRRTQEQFQNFTRVMQNMIHGTVGRSRGPEMMPEQMTMIMANIM, via the exons ATGAAGGATGTTCATGCCTTACATCACGATGATTTGCTATTTGTAACATTTAATGACAAGGGTCAGTCATATGGAGACTTACAACCAGTCTTGGCAAATTTTGTGGATACCATAGCTCGAAATGGAGCTTTGTTACCCCTTAGTTTTTTAGACTGGAGACAAATGCCAAAGAATCGATTGGAGGATGCATGGAAACTTGTTATT gcACGATTCTGTATCTCTGAGAAGAACAAACGTTTTGTGATGCAAATGATGGGAGTTGCATGGAGGCGATGGAGGACCCAAGTTAAATCTACGTCTTATGACTTAAATACTCCATTACAAGAGCTCGTGTCCATTCGTCCTGTTCCTCATGGGCTGTATTCGGAAGTTTGGGAAATATTATGCCAACATTGGAAGGTTAATGAG AATTTGCTGGATGAGGTTGTGCAACGTCGCCTACAGGACATGTCCGAGGGAACGCAACCCATAAAAGTGCATGCAGATGCATTTCG ACCCGAGCACTCTGGTCGATGTCTTGGAGCAGGTGCAACACCTAGCCAAGTCTTCCCTAATCAATGTAAACGTAGCTCATTCTATAGCCAGAGTTGTCACTCTACTGCGGATACGACAGAAAACTTAAGGGCAATGGaagaaaaaatgaaaacaaaaatgaaAGTGCAAGAATCACAGTGGCGAGCAGAAATGGAGGAGCAGAAAGCACAGCTTGAGAGAGAAATGGAGCAGATGAGAAGAACGCAAGAACAGTTCCAAAATTTTACAAGGGTTATGCAAAATATGATTCATGGAACTGTTGGAAGATCTCGTGGACCTGAAATGATGCCGGAACAG ATGACAATGATAATGGCAAATATAATGTAG
- the LOC140876147 gene encoding uncharacterized protein isoform X1, whose protein sequence is MKDVHALHHDDLLFVTFNDKGQSYGDLQPVLANFVDTIARNGALLPLSFLDWRQMPKNRLEDAWKLVIARFCISEKNKRFVMQMMGVAWRRWRTQVKSTSYDLNTPLQELVSIRPVPHGLYSEVWEILCQHWKVNENLLDEVVQRRLQDMSEGTQPIKVHADAFRDVFRPEHSGRCLGAGATPSQVFPNQCKRSSFYSQSCHSTADTTENLRAMEEKMKTKMKVQESQWRAEMEEQKAQLEREMEQMRRTQEQFQNFTRVMQNMIHGTVGRSRGPEMMPEQMTMIMANIM, encoded by the exons ATGAAGGATGTTCATGCCTTACATCACGATGATTTGCTATTTGTAACATTTAATGACAAGGGTCAGTCATATGGAGACTTACAACCAGTCTTGGCAAATTTTGTGGATACCATAGCTCGAAATGGAGCTTTGTTACCCCTTAGTTTTTTAGACTGGAGACAAATGCCAAAGAATCGATTGGAGGATGCATGGAAACTTGTTATT gcACGATTCTGTATCTCTGAGAAGAACAAACGTTTTGTGATGCAAATGATGGGAGTTGCATGGAGGCGATGGAGGACCCAAGTTAAATCTACGTCTTATGACTTAAATACTCCATTACAAGAGCTCGTGTCCATTCGTCCTGTTCCTCATGGGCTGTATTCGGAAGTTTGGGAAATATTATGCCAACATTGGAAGGTTAATGAG AATTTGCTGGATGAGGTTGTGCAACGTCGCCTACAGGACATGTCCGAGGGAACGCAACCCATAAAAGTGCATGCAGATGCATTTCG TGATGTATTCAGACCCGAGCACTCTGGTCGATGTCTTGGAGCAGGTGCAACACCTAGCCAAGTCTTCCCTAATCAATGTAAACGTAGCTCATTCTATAGCCAGAGTTGTCACTCTACTGCGGATACGACAGAAAACTTAAGGGCAATGGaagaaaaaatgaaaacaaaaatgaaAGTGCAAGAATCACAGTGGCGAGCAGAAATGGAGGAGCAGAAAGCACAGCTTGAGAGAGAAATGGAGCAGATGAGAAGAACGCAAGAACAGTTCCAAAATTTTACAAGGGTTATGCAAAATATGATTCATGGAACTGTTGGAAGATCTCGTGGACCTGAAATGATGCCGGAACAG ATGACAATGATAATGGCAAATATAATGTAG